The Malus domestica chromosome 06, GDT2T_hap1 genome has a segment encoding these proteins:
- the LOC139196892 gene encoding uncharacterized protein — protein sequence MALLSLLLATLYDEAIEYVLGCVTACKAWSNLVDRFASVSKSRVNHLKTKLHTIQKRGDSIDRYLLRLKNIREQLTVTRELISDNDVIIAGLAGLPKEYAIIRTVILARESSISLKEFRALLLGAEKEIEGELSGVSHNRYALSTQGDSSASGSNPAGHSHLLATTGGVLTSCQYPYSADPYMQQYPSPFVFQ from the coding sequence ATGGCATTGTTGAGTCTTTTATTAGCTACATTGTATGATGAGGCTATTGAATATGTTCTTGGTTGTGTAACTGCGTGTAAGGCTTGGTCAAATCTTGTGGATCGTTTTGCTTCAGTGTCTAAATCTAGAGTCAACCATCTAAAGACTAAATTGCATACAATTCAGAAAAGAGGAGATTCAATTGATAGATATTTGTTAAGGTTGAAAAATATAAGGGAACAGTTAACTGTTACTAGAGAACTAATTTCTGATAATGATGTGATAATTGCTGGGTTAGCTGGGTTACCAAAAGAATATGCCATAATTCGAACAGTAATATTAGCTAGAGAGTCCTCTATTTCTTTGAAAGAATTTAGGGCTTTGTTGCTTGGGGctgaaaaagaaattgaaggagAATTAAGTGGTGTGTCTCATAATCGTTATGCCTTATCAACTCAGGGTGATTCATCAGCTTCAGGTTCTAATCCTGCAGGGCATAGCCATTTACTAGCAACAACTGGGGGTGTTCTTACTTCTTGTCAATACCCTTATTCTGCTGATCCTTATATGCAACAATATCCATCACCATTTGTCTTCCAATAG